A region from the Felis catus isolate Fca126 chromosome F1, F.catus_Fca126_mat1.0, whole genome shotgun sequence genome encodes:
- the UHMK1 gene encoding serine/threonine-protein kinase Kist isoform X1, producing MAGSGCAWGAEPPRFLEAFGRLWQVQSRLGSGSSASVYRVRCCGTPGSPPGALKQFLPPGTTGAAASAAEYGFRKERAALEQLQGHRNIVTLYGVFTIHFSPNVPSRCLLLELLDVSVSELLLYSSHQGCSMWMIQHCARDVLEALAFLHHEGYVHADLKPRNILWSAENECFKLIDFGLSFKEGNQDVKYIQTDGYRAPEAELQNCLAQAGLQSDTECTSAVDLWSLGIILLEMFSGMKLKHTVRSQEWKANSSAIIDHIFASKAVVNAAIPAYHLRDLIKSMLHDDPGRRIPAEMALCSPFFSIPFAPHIEDLVMLPTPVLRLLNVLDDDYLENEEEYEDVVEDVKEECQKYGPVVSLLVPKENPGRGQVFVEYANAGDSKAAQKLLTGRMFDGKFVVATFYPLSAYKRGYLYQTLL from the exons ATGGCGGGGTCCGGCTGCGCGTGGGGCGCGGAGCCGCCGCGGTTTCTGGAAGCCTTCGGGCGGCTGTGGCAGGTACAGAGCCGCCTGGGGAGCGGCTCCTCGGCCTCGGTGTATCGGGTGCGCTGCTGCGGCACTCCCGGCTCGCCCCCCGGCGCCCTCAAGCAGTTCTTACCGCCGGGAACCACCGGCGCTGCGGCCTCGGCCGCCGAGTATGGTTTCCGCAAAGAGAGGGCGGCGCTGGAGCAATTGCAGGGTCACAGGAACATCG tgaCTTTGTATGGAGTTTTTACAATCCATTTCTCTCCGAATGTGCCATCACGCTGTCTGTTGCTTGAACTCCTGGATGTCAGTGTTTCGGAATTGCTTTTATATTCCAGTCATCAGGGTTGTTCTATGTGGATGATACAGCATTGTGCCAGGGATGTTCTGGAGGCCCTTGCGTTTCTTCACCATGAGGGTTATGTCCATGCAGACCTCAAACCACGGAACATATTGTGGAGTGCAGAGAATGAATGTTTTAAACTCATTGACTTTGGACTTAGCTTCAAAGAAGGCAATCAG gATGTGAAGTATATTCAGACAGACGGGTACCGGGCTCCGGAAGCAGAGCTGCAGAACTGCTTGGCCCAGGCCGGCCTGCAGAGTGACACGGAGTGCACCTCAGCCGTGGATCTCTGGAGCCTAGGAATCATTTTACTGGAAATGTTCTCAGGAATGAAACTGAAACATACAGTCAGATCTCAGGAATGGAAG gCAAACAGTTCTGCTATTATCGATCACATATTTGCCAGTAAAGCCGTGGTGAATGCCGCAATTCCAGCCTATCACCTAAGAGACCTTATCAAAAG CATGCTTCACGACGACCCAGGCAGAAGAATCCCTGCTGAGATGGCACTGTGCAGCCCCTTCTTCAGCATTCCTTTCG CCCCTCATATTGAAGATCTGGTGATGCTTCCAACTCCAGTGCTAAGGCTACTGAATGTGCTGGATGATGATTATCTCGAGAATGAAGAGGAGTATGAAG ATGTTGTAGAAGATGTAAAAGAGGAGTGTCAAAAATATGGACCAGTGGTCTCTCTCCTTGTTCCAAAGGAAAATCCTGGCAGGGGACAA GTCTTTGTGGAGTATGCCAATGCCGGTGATTCCAAAGCTGCTCAGAAATTACTGACTGGAAGGATGTTTGATGGGAAGTTTGTTGTGGCCACATTCTACCCGCTGAGTGCCTACAAGAGGGGATATCTGTACCAAACTTTGCTTTAA
- the UHMK1 gene encoding serine/threonine-protein kinase Kist isoform X2, whose protein sequence is MAGSGCAWGAEPPRFLEAFGRLWQVQSRLGSGSSASVYRVRCCGTPGSPPGALKQFLPPGTTGAAASAAEYGFRKERAALEQLQGHRNIVTLYGVFTIHFSPNVPSRCLLLELLDVSVSELLLYSSHQGCSMWMIQHCARDVLEALAFLHHEGYVHADLKPRNILWSAENECFKLIDFGLSFKEGNQDVKYIQTDGYRAPEAELQNCLAQAGLQSDTECTSAVDLWSLGIILLEMFSGMKLKHTVRSQEWKANSSAIIDHIFASKAVVNAAIPAYHLRDLIKSMLHDDPGRRIPAEMALCSPFFSIPFAPHIEDLVMLPTPVLRLLNVLDDDYLENEEEYEGLCGVCQCR, encoded by the exons ATGGCGGGGTCCGGCTGCGCGTGGGGCGCGGAGCCGCCGCGGTTTCTGGAAGCCTTCGGGCGGCTGTGGCAGGTACAGAGCCGCCTGGGGAGCGGCTCCTCGGCCTCGGTGTATCGGGTGCGCTGCTGCGGCACTCCCGGCTCGCCCCCCGGCGCCCTCAAGCAGTTCTTACCGCCGGGAACCACCGGCGCTGCGGCCTCGGCCGCCGAGTATGGTTTCCGCAAAGAGAGGGCGGCGCTGGAGCAATTGCAGGGTCACAGGAACATCG tgaCTTTGTATGGAGTTTTTACAATCCATTTCTCTCCGAATGTGCCATCACGCTGTCTGTTGCTTGAACTCCTGGATGTCAGTGTTTCGGAATTGCTTTTATATTCCAGTCATCAGGGTTGTTCTATGTGGATGATACAGCATTGTGCCAGGGATGTTCTGGAGGCCCTTGCGTTTCTTCACCATGAGGGTTATGTCCATGCAGACCTCAAACCACGGAACATATTGTGGAGTGCAGAGAATGAATGTTTTAAACTCATTGACTTTGGACTTAGCTTCAAAGAAGGCAATCAG gATGTGAAGTATATTCAGACAGACGGGTACCGGGCTCCGGAAGCAGAGCTGCAGAACTGCTTGGCCCAGGCCGGCCTGCAGAGTGACACGGAGTGCACCTCAGCCGTGGATCTCTGGAGCCTAGGAATCATTTTACTGGAAATGTTCTCAGGAATGAAACTGAAACATACAGTCAGATCTCAGGAATGGAAG gCAAACAGTTCTGCTATTATCGATCACATATTTGCCAGTAAAGCCGTGGTGAATGCCGCAATTCCAGCCTATCACCTAAGAGACCTTATCAAAAG CATGCTTCACGACGACCCAGGCAGAAGAATCCCTGCTGAGATGGCACTGTGCAGCCCCTTCTTCAGCATTCCTTTCG CCCCTCATATTGAAGATCTGGTGATGCTTCCAACTCCAGTGCTAAGGCTACTGAATGTGCTGGATGATGATTATCTCGAGAATGAAGAGGAGTATGAAG GTCTTTGTGGAGTATGCCAATGCCGGTGA